Genomic DNA from Actinomycetota bacterium:
AGGCTGCGGAGCTCACCCAGCCCTACCCCGGCTGCCTCATGGGTTCGTACTGCTACGAGGCCGGACTCTTCGACGAACCGATCATGGACGTGATCGCATCGACGATGCGGACCTGGCGAGAACGGCTCACGGCCAAGCTCGAAGAGGTCGCCGACCAGTACCCGCCCCGACGCGACGTCGATCTCCCCAGCCTCGCCGAGCAGATCACGGTCGTGTTCGAGGGCGCCTACATCGTGTCGAAGGTGAGGCAGGACCCTGCGGTGGTGGCGCAGCAGCTCCAGCACCACCGCACCTTCCTGGAACTGCTGTTCACACCCGAGGACGCACCTACATCGCGGCCGGCCGGCTGACCGACGGGCATTGACCCGGCCAGCCAGCTCATCGCCGATCCCGATCGTCTCGCGGAACTCGAGCTGACGTTGCTCACGTCGGTGGGCGGATCCCCCTGAACGCTCGCTCGCGGTCAGCCCGCGACAACGCCGAGTCCACGTAGGTCGAGGTGCCGGCCGTCAGCAGCTCACGGGCGGCTGCAGCCAGCGCCCCGTACGCCGCGAACGCGAGCGCGCCACCGGTCGAGACGCGCCGGACGCCGACCTCCTCCAGTTCGGCGACGGTCGGTCCCTCGGGTCGCGCGAGGACGTTGACCGGGATCTCCACCTCGGTCACGACCCGCCTGATGTCGTCGAGGTCGACCAGGCCAGGCGCGTAGGCGACGTGCGCGCCGGCGTCGCGGTACGCGACCAGCCGCGCGATCGTGTCGTCGAGATCGTCGTTGCCGTAGAGGTGGTTCTCGGCGCGCGCGGTCAGGAGCATGCCCTCCGTCCGTGCCACCTCGGCCGCCGCTGCGACCCGCTCGACCGCCCGCTCGGTCGAGTCGATGCCGGCGCCTGGGGCGTAGTCCTCGATGGAGACACCCGCGGCCCCGCGTGCGCGAGCCGGCGGACGGTTTCGGCCACGCCGTCAGGCGTGGTCGCGAAGCAGCGCTCGGCGTCCACGCTCACGGGCAACTCGACGCACGAAGCCAGCGCCCCGACATGGTCGAGCAACTCGTCGACCGTGACGGTCTGGTCCTTCCGACCGAGCGAGGCTGCGTGGCCGGAGCTCGTGGTCGCGATCGCCTCGAACCCCAGCGACGCGAGTATGCGAGCCGAGCCGATATCCCACGCGTTGGGCAGGACGAACGTGCCATCGGCGTGGAGCCGAGCGAAGCGCTCGCGCGGAGATGACACGTCGACTCCTCGTCGCGGGTGGTGGGGGTGTGGCATCGACGCGCCTCGTCGCGGGTGGTCGGGGCTGGCGCCGACGCGCCGCTACTCAGTCGAGCGGATCGAGGCGGACGGTGCGGCGATCGGTGACGACGTGGCCGTGGTCGCACACCAGCCGCGCGTGCACCTCGGTGTCGCATTCGTCGTGCCGCAGCACGACCGGCGGGCCGCCGTCCTCGTGGCGCAGCCAGCGATCGCCGTAGTCCATGAGCGCGACGAGCACGGTCTGCAGGTCACGCCCCTTCCCGGTCAGGCGGTACTCGAAGCGCTCGCGGTCACCCGGCTCGCGGTACGGGCGCCGCTCCAACACCCCCGCGTCGACGAGCCGGGCGAGCCGGTCGGTCAGCACGCTGCGCGAGATCCCCAGGTGAGCGGTGAGGTCATCGAAGCGGCGCACGCCGTTGAAGACGTCGCGCAGGACGAGCACCGACCAGCCGTCGCCGAGCAGGTCGACGGTCCGGGTCACCGAGCAGTCACCCGCTTCGACGTCGCTCCAGTCCAGTCTCACGTTCGACATGGGATCAGGCTACCACCTGAGTTGCTCTTGCGAACCCAGGTCGGCTATGCTGAGTCCGTCTGGAGAACCCAGATGAACGTAGAAGCCAGGAGGAGGGAGCCATGTCGACGACCTGGGATACCAAGTTGGCCCGGCTGGGCGAGGTCCCGCTGTTCGAGGGCTGCGACCGCCGCGAGGTCCGCGCGATCGGCCGCCTCGGTGATCTCACCACGCGCCCCGCCGGCACCGTGCTGACCCGCGAGGGACGCTGGGGCGGCGAGGCTCTGGTCATCGTCGACGGGGTCGCCATCGTCACGTACCGAGGCAGGAGCGTGGCCGACCTCGGCGCGGGAGACGTCGTGGGGGTGGTCGCGGCTCTGCACCCGGGTGCCCAGCCCACGACCGTGACCGCTACCACCGAAGTCGAGCTGCTCGTGTTCGACCCACGCGCGTTCCGCTCGCTGCTCGAACTCGTGCCCGTCGTGGCCCGCCGGATCCTGACGCAGACGACGGGGCGCCTCGCCGCCGCGTAGACGATCGTCAGCCGGGACCGGATGGTGAGTCGGCTGATCGCCGAGGACGTCGACCTGCAGGACGATCAGATGATCGTGACCGGTCGAGCAGTTCGCGGAGCCCCGCCTCGATCCCGCGGGCCAGCACGTCAACGTCGGAGGCGGTGGCGTAGTCGCCGGTGATCCCGAAGGTGAGCGTGCCGTCGTAGGAGAAGATCCCGACCACGATGCGGACGCCGCCGGCCAGGGGGATCAGGGGGCCGCTCTCGAGCAGCCGGCGCCCGGCGAAGTAGAGGGTCTGCTGCGGCCCGGGGACGTTCGTGGTCGCGGTGTTGAAGGTACGCAGGGGTAGCCGGGTGGCCAGTCGCCCGGCCATCGCCGCGAGCATCGGCGGGGCGAAGCCGGCCATCTGCACCAGCCGCTCGCCGGCTACGGCGCCCCGCGCCTGCTTGAGGCCGTCCATCTGCCTGCGGATCTCGCCGTGGCGCGCGACCGCATCGTCGAGCCCCACCGGTAGGTCCGCGAAGACCGCGGACACCCGGTTCGTCAGCACGCCACGCTCGCCCTCGGCCCGGACGGAG
This window encodes:
- a CDS encoding TetR/AcrR family transcriptional regulator, with the translated sequence MPRDGTATRTSIMDAAEQLILERGFAGTPIDDVLAIAGVTKGAFFHHFASKQQLAHALVERYAALDLGHLEDKMRRAEELSTDPLQQLLVFVGLFREEAAELTQPYPGCLMGSYCYEAGLFDEPIMDVIASTMRTWRERLTAKLEEVADQYPPRRDVDLPSLAEQITVVFEGAYIVSKVRQDPAVVAQQLQHHRTFLELLFTPEDAPTSRPAG
- a CDS encoding helix-turn-helix transcriptional regulator, with translation MDWSDVEAGDCSVTRTVDLLGDGWSVLVLRDVFNGVRRFDDLTAHLGISRSVLTDRLARLVDAGVLERRPYREPGDRERFEYRLTGKGRDLQTVLVALMDYGDRWLRHEDGGPPVVLRHDECDTEVHARLVCDHGHVVTDRRTVRLDPLD
- a CDS encoding cyclic nucleotide-binding domain-containing protein — its product is MSTTWDTKLARLGEVPLFEGCDRREVRAIGRLGDLTTRPAGTVLTREGRWGGEALVIVDGVAIVTYRGRSVADLGAGDVVGVVAALHPGAQPTTVTATTEVELLVFDPRAFRSLLELVPVVARRILTQTTGRLAAA